TCTACACCTCTTTTAAATCACCTGTCTTCCttattctctccagtgtgaaaagcccaagctcactcaacctctcttcataagaagagccctccaatccaggcagtatcctggtaaatctcctctgcacccgctcaAAAGCATCTACATCTTTTCGTATAATGAgataaccagaactggacacaacaccCGTATAAATATtccttgtatcctctttagtttaacaacatccttcctctagcagcgTGACCAGAATTGTTCTTCACTCCCTTTcgtaataacctggtgttgtgtgcctCTGACTTGAAATTTCTCTCAGACTCTGTCTCTCACTTTCACTcacactgttttctctctcaatcGCTGTGGGTGTCACTCTgattaccattttgttttttttatttaatccaATGCTTTGagtctgtctctccctgtctctccatCCCTTGGTCtgcctgatatgtttctccaccctctctccattCTGATCGGGAATATTGTGCTTTGTGTTATCTTGTTCCACCCTGTGCTTTAAATTGTGATTCCTGCTCTCTCTGAGTTTGGTGGTCGCCAGTTTTCACCAGGGGAATGTTTGTTGAATAATCTATCCCCCATTCCAGTTACAGTATTGATCGCAACTATTTATTCAAAATCATTATGTGTCTCAATTGGAGATTAGGTGAAAATTGTGAGTGGTTAAAAGGAATAAAATGATGTGGAAACCGTGTAATTCCAACAGCAGAATGCGCAAAAGAGTGGGTCTGCAGAAGTGCCGGGTTTGAAGCATTTTTGTGTTGTCTTATTCCATAAGGAGGTCCAGGAAGAATGGAAATTTAAGCAGAGAGACCCAAACATGTATTAAGTGAAGATGAGTCACTGAAAAATTCAAAGCTGTATTGATGGACTCAGTTTAAAATTCAGCTAGTGTGTCTGGTCTTAATAAAATGATGTGAAATGTATTTAGTTGTAGATCCCTACATTAAATGAGCCAAAGTTCAATGCTTTATCTAAACATGTGTGAAGTAAGTTCTTTGAAGAGACTGATGCGACATTAAGGAGCTTACAGTTGAAGAACGATATAtattagaaacatggaaaataggagccaTTCAACCTTTTCAGCATGCACCAGTATTCAAcgtgatcttggctgatcatccaactcaataccctatTGACACCCtcctctgctttctcccaattCCCAATCATTCCAgaactcattcttgaaaacattcaaattttggccttgactgctttctgtcacagaaaattccacagactcaaCACTGCATCGGTGAAGAAATTTCCTCTCAGCTTAGTCCCAAATGGTTTAAACCATATTCTTATAATGTGAACCCTGTTTATGGACTCCTCGGTCATCAGGAATACCTTGACTACATTCATCCTGCCTAGTCCTGTTTTACTTCAATATTGAGACTTCAGAcagttggcaggaagaataggatAGACTAGGACATATTCAGGATAGAGGGTAGGAGATACTCCTTCATGTGGAACGTGAAGGCAGTGGGATCTGCTACCAGGTTTGGTGATGACAGCTGAAACTATGACAACATCAGAAGTAGAgtggagaggggaaagagtaGAAGAGTATTTTGTAAACACAGTAGTAATTACAGCAGTAATAGGAGCCCGGTACCTCTGGCTGAAGGGACATGAGAAAAAGGTAACGCAACACAGGGGTACGACACGCATCTAGGCAGGctcagagagagtgaatgcagaGCTCAGAGCTACAACCTGGTatagtccatgagctgggtgtgtgcccCTGAGCCCATGGTGTCCTTGTTGCAGCATTGAGGTGCAGGAGCATTCTGtaaatggatcagagatgtgccttGAGGATTCTTAGAGGTCGGCGTGTATCAGATGCTAATGATCATGGATGTTGGTTATATTTGGGCGGTGCTCTTGGAGTGATCCTGGGATGTTAGTGCTTGGtatccaacatggaggtcctttggaTTAAACAGCAAGTTGAACTGCCAAAAACCCACTGCGGTTCCAACGTCAGGTTTTCCTGACAGTTAGTTTGTATGCTGAGTTTGGTAAGATCACAGTCTGTGGTGGATTGGACTGTTCACAAGCCATTTAACAACAATAATGAGTGTCAGGTAGGAACTTACCACTTCCAGATGAGAGTCTCTCTGTTTCCAGGTGAGAGTCTCACCTCTTTGTTTGAATAAAACCGATGTGCAGCAAGGTATTGAGATGACCGTCTCATCGGATTCTATCGCTCACTTCACCAGAGCCTGGTAAGATTCTACCATTATCACCAGGTTCTCTCACTGGCTTTGCAAGCTATTGTAGCCACACTATAAGATTCATTTTTAATAACATTCACCTTTGCTTAATCTTCTCCAGATAAGATCTATCAACATTCTCTAATCCAGCAGCATGTATTAATTACCTTGAATAATCTTTTCATTAGTCAGTCGTGATTCAGCATTCACAGATGCAAGCCAGTTCTTTCAGATGAACTCTTATTTCTATAAATGCTCAATTCCTGATTATAGAATCCGATAGCTTTCCCACAATTGACATTAACCTAATATGCTTCTAGTTACCTAGTTCCTCTCCAAAGTTCTTTTGAAATAATGAATTGTCATTTTGTCATTTACCATGACAGAGGCATCTGTGaggatttggaatattgtggctgCTTCAGTTGAATGTCCCTTTTGTATTTCACCTCTGTTGGTCAACTGGAAACAATGAAGACCTGGTCTTTTAATTCAATTATTGTTCCCAAAACTTTCTCTACtacaatttttaactttaaattaaATCCATTCATTTCCTCCCCTTTACTTGTATTTAGGTTCCCTTCTACCTGTAATATATTGTCCACTAAAATGGATAGCACAAAGAAAACAACTAAACTGCAATTACATTATTCATCAATGTGTCTCTGAACATGTCTTCATATATTAATGTTTTCCTACAACATCCATTTTCCATATTCCATTTATAAGATGCTATTCTCTTTGTCAGCcagcaatgttttaaaaatatctctACATTGGGCTTGGAATTTTTTTATGCCCCTTTGCTTCATATAGTCCTtcctgtctgtttttatttcatttttccttGCATCAGTATtggtttttcttttgcttttcattGTCTCAAGCTCATTTGTTGACTATGATTGCTGAACTAGACAAAGACAGTACTATCTATACAAAACTGTTCCCCATTGATTGGCTGTGGGTTGAAATAGTGACAGCTCAGTTAAGTTTGTAGTGATCAAGTTAAAGCTCATCCATTTAATGTACATCTTACTTAAATATGCAAGTTTATTTTTTACTCCCATAACTCACCCTCAATGTCCAACTCAATCAGATTGTGGCCACCATTTGCACCAATTTCTTTTCCATCAGATTGTTAAGTCTTGCTTTCACTCAGCAGCAGGTACAGTACCGTGTGTCATTTTTAGAAAACAATGTCAAGTAATTGTGGAGATCAGTAGGCAATCACTTGGGGCATTATGCATTAATATTTCTTTTTAGTCCCTTAGCAActttctttttgaaagttacttTAGGAACTGCTTTTGTTAATCTTTCAAAGGGATTATTCCAAACCCTGTCTCTCTGTGTAGAGACCAATAGTAAGCAGACCTTGGAATATTTCCAGTTATTAGCATCATTCTCTCTCGACATCAGTCTTTATTTGGTATCATCATGAGCTAAGAATGTGAGCCAGtcttaatttaattaatttaatgaTCCAAGTACATCGATTacatagggcagcacagtggctcagtagttagcactgctgcctgacagtgccaagGACTGAGGTTCAATTTCACCCCGTGGGACTGGCTGTGTGCAGTCgatacattttccccgtgtctgtgtgggtttctgggtgctccagtttcctcccacagtctataaatgtgcagtttagctggattgacctgctgcgcttttccagcaacacattttcagctctgatctccagcatctgcagaatcactttctcctcatgggaaGAATAGGGTAAGGAATGGGTCTTGAagggttgctctttgaaggatcggtgtggaccagttgggctgaatggcctgttcccacactgttgggattcaatGAAAAGATTAGCTTCGATTTGAAATTACTTCACATATCTAATACTCAGCCTTAGTATTATAGTGATGTTAATCTAAACTGTCCATGTAAAAGACTAGCCCACATTTGGTTTTCCATCACTCTTCAATGGGCAGGCCCAGGTCTGGAGATAATTCTCCATTTGAGACAATTGTCCAAATACATGGATCCGTATCTATTTGAAATCAGTCCTAAAATCTGCAGAATGCATCTTTGTCTTAGCTTGATAATACTGTCCACCCCCAGGTATCTGCCCCTGTGTGATTacatcaagccaggcagcatcaggaagtggaaatttcaatgtttcgggtgtaaccattcttcaggTCGGGGGATGGGTGTAAGGAGGGCTGCCACTAAAGAAGGGATTAGGGGAGACGGTTTTGGGAGGGGAGAGGGTTAGGGTAGTGAGGTAGGTAAAGGTGAACACAGGTCAAGGGtacgacctgattggtcaatgggaggaatgaatctcgGTAGTAGCTAGAATGAAGGATCGGTCagaagaatggaagggagggggaagggctggAAAGGAACTCAGGGACTGGAAAGGGAGGTTATGTGAAATTGGAGAACACAATTTTAACTCCCCCGGGTTGTAGGCTGCTCAGGCAGAAGttgaggtgttgttctttcaaTTTGCTGTCTGATTTgctatggcaatggaggaggtcaaggatggtcatgtcggaaagggagtagGAAGGGGAAATTAAACTGGGCGGTgattgggaggtcaggtcagtCTAAGTAGACCTGGCTGAAATGCTCAGTGAAATGTGCCCTGAGTTTACGTTTGGACTccttgatgtagagaagaccatatcaAGAAGTATATAAGGCTGATAACATGGATGACAGAAGGGGGAAAGctcgttgttcaaaataggttgggatgcttgggagtggaatgtctcctcatctgagtagATGAGGCGGAGGTGGAGGACTTGGAAAAAGTATCCAGTTCTCCTGATGTGTCTTTtctacatcggtgagaccaaacgtaaactcaggGCCCGTTTCGCTGAGTACCTAAGGCAGGCTCAGACTGGACGACCTTagctcccagtcaccacccattctGATTCCCCTCGCCACTCCCTTTCTGTCATGGCCCTCCtcagcttcctccattgccatagCAAATCAGACAGCAAATTGGAGCagcaacacctcatcttttgcctggGCAGCCAACAGCCTGGAGGAATTCatattgagttctccagtttcaaataacctcccttcccatccccgactcccttcccagcccttcccctcccttccattcctctgatcaatccttccttccagccacctactggattcattcttcccattgactaACActcatgacaaaaaaaaaacctgcagatgctggaatccgaggtggacaagcaggaggctggaagaacacagcatcaggaggtggagaagtcaacgtttcaggtgtaacccttcttcaggactgggggtgggtgtaaggtgAGCTGCATACAAAGGAGGGGTCAACGTGTGTGCACCTCTACATGTGTACACCTGTGCCTACCTCACCACCCCGTCCCCCTCACTCCCAAAACCCTCCGCAACGTTGCCCCCCTCCTTTGTATGCAGCTCACCTtatacccacccccagtcctgaagaagggttacacctgaaacgttgatttctccacctcctgatgctgtgttcttcaagcctcctgcttgcccatcttggattccagcgtctgcagttttttttgtcatgaGTGTCCTGTTGTGTGATCGGTCACACATTTTGCAGGCAATATCAATTTGTTTCCAGATGATAACAGCACTCCAGAGATCTGTCCTGCTAAGAGAACAATACATAGATCTGGAGGTCACTGTCTATTTCACAGCACAATTGAGACATGACCCTTCACCACCATTCGATATGTTACAAAACATTCAATAgtattaaataaaaaccaaaagatctgcagatgcagtaaatcagaaacaacaaaaaaacagaagttgttggaaaagctcagcagttctggcagcatctgggaacagaaaccaaaattaacatttcaggtttggtgacccttcagttctgaggaagggtcactggacctgaaatgttaactttgatttatcttcacagtcactgccagacctgctgagattgccatgcaacttctgtttttatttctcatttaatAATGTTGTCTGTTTTCAGAGAACAGAAGTGCTTTGAAAGCACTGACCAGTCTAAACATCTACATTGCTAGCAATGGCCAAGTCAGTGAATATGTTTTATGATGATACTGTCCAGTTACTGCGATTGCTTTCTATTTGATAGCACTTCCATTCCTGAAATTCGGCTCAGTAATGAGATAACATGCTCAATGCTTGGAAATTACAATCTATTGGATAGCAATGATAATCAAACACCATTTGAAGCACTGGCCAGGTATGAATATCTCTCTACCATGTTTCGAACAGCCCAGTGTTGGATATCAGGCTCTCTTTATGAAGCCACAAGCATGGTTGTCATTTGATCACAATGCAAAAATCTCAGGATAAGTCACCATTAGATAAAATTCCCAAGACAGAATTCTCCAGGTGCAGCTGTCAGTTATTTCTTCATTGTTGTTAACACCGTCCATTAatgattcttgtaaacctctcaCGTATGTCATCTTGTAACAATCAGGAATAAAACGAAATTGAAATATAGAGTTTGCTCATAATTCCACAGTTCATTGGGAGAATTTCCAATGCTGTTCCAAAGCTTTATGATCTAAACTGTCCATCGATAATAAATAGCATGCAGAGTACTATGCCCAATACAAAAACAGAATGTTTGTAGGGAAATGCTGCAGTTCTTTGTATCTGTGTTTCCAATGTCGAGAACAATCTCCTTTTCGTATCACTTCTGAGGTCACGGATCTCACACTCCATTTGGTTGGACTATCACTTCAATGATTGAGTCTCTATTTAGTGTTATCATACAGTTTGGGACAGCAATTGTTATCTGACAGGAATGATGAGATCTTGCAATAGTTCACTCTAACATAACAATGTCAACATCCAGTCTGCAGGCTGTTTTAGATGCAACTTGGGGCTCAATCTTCACCTGactggggtgacacagtggctcagtggttagcactgctgcctcacagcactagagactgAAATTCAATTCCAACTTGGGGCAACTggctgtatgaagtttgcacgttatccccgtgtctgcacaagtttcctctgggtgtccggtttcctcccacagtcccaaatgtgcagattagatggattggtcatgctaaatttcccattctTTCCAGGAATACGCGTACTAGGTGCATTAATTATGcaaaatgcatggttacagggatagggtcggtCTGCGTGGGATCCTCTTTGATGGGTCAGTGTGattacaatgggctgaatggtctgcctcCATATCGTAGGGATTCGATAATTACACTGCCCAACTTTGGGATTCAGTCACTGCTCATGAGCGCAAACAATATCTGGTGCTGAATAAGTATTTTCTGAATATAGCATGCTTCACCAGTCTCCAAGCCATCCTTCCCAATTTGTTATGTTTCCAAATGGGATATCTCAAACCATTACACTCTTACGTGAGGAAGGATGAACTTTGGTTATTTACCTAAGTCCCTTGAATAGCCACAACAAAAGATCATTCTCTTTTAAAAACGTTTCTCTCAGACAGAAATgaaattttgatttaaaaggacctgattTAGCAAGGCTTACTTGAATGAGCAAGAAATGCAAGTTTATTAATTGTTGAAAATAAGAAGAAATAGTAAAGTAACACACAAATTAAAACTAAGGTGAGTCCAAAAAGATTATCGTTATAAAAAGTAAGATGTAGTATCAGTCTCTGAATTATTTGTGAAGAGCAGATAGTTGAACACTGTAGCCATTAAGTGGATGTCAACTGTCACACTGCTGTTGGGGGTTGAACATTCATTTTCATGTTTCTCCACTTTGTAAGTTGATTGACGCTGCTTTTCCCGATTCCTTTCACAGTACACCGAGTAAAAGAAGGGAATGACCTTTCATATTCTTTTCCTCTCGTACAGGGATGTATGAAATGCTTTTTTCTTCACAGCCTGGAACCTCACAACACACTAAAGCACACACTAGGACATCAGGCCACTGACACAGTCCGTCCTGGATCAAAGTTTGATTTTAACCCTGTGTGTTCCTGAAAGGAGGAAACTACAAATATGTCTCTCACATCCGACGTCGATATTTTTCTATCATTGTATTCTCACAGTCTGAGACACTCATAAAGGGATTATATGGGTAGTGCATTTTCTGCCTTCAAAGCTTCTTTGACACCTTGTCAGGTGTGAGATGGTAGAGTTTCTCTCTGCAGAAAGGCACTGAATTCACATCTGCAGTCAATTTATGGGTGTatactttcttttttaaaacaaataaactgtAGTTGCAAAGTTCAATAAATTCATAGGTAATCCAGGTTATGATCCATGGTCACGACAAGTAAGAAGATGACAAATTGCTCACAAATTCTGATCTCTATTTCCTAGCATCTGATGAATGATTCTCTTCATGCTCTCTTGTTTTGGATTCTCACAGTTAACCTGTTGGTGATCTTGGTCCTACTGAGAGGAAAGTGTGGTCTGTCCCGATGTATCACCTGCTATCTGCTGGCCATGGCATCAGCTGATCTAACCGTTATTCTCACTGACGTAATCTTGAAGCAGATTATTCCACTTTATTCAACAGACCCATTTACGAATAACATCACCCTTTGTGGTCTCATTGACAGCCTCACTCATGCAGCCACAGACCTTGCTGTCTGGTTCACAGTGGCAtttacttttgatcgatttgtagccatttgttgtcagaaactGAAAGCTAAATATTGTACCTGGAAAACTGCAGTGGTGATTATCGGAACAGTGACTGGCCTGAGCTGTCTGAAGAACATCCCTTGGTATTATCGATACgatgctgtttatttctttttcataCCTTTGTTTTGTATGGTTAAATTGAGCTACTATAGCTCACCCCAGTGGAAGGCCTTTGACCTCTTACATCGCATCACTACCCCACTACTCCCATTCGTTCTGATTGCGTtcttcaatgctctgactgtccGGAATATTTTGCTGGCGAGTAAAGCTCGCAGAAGGTTGCGGGGTCAGGGTGATAAGGAGAATCAGAAAGATCCAGAAATGGAGAACCGCAGGAAGTCTATCCTCCTTCTCTTCAGTATCTCTGCCAGCTTCATATTACTGTGGATGACACAAGCTGTGTACACCATTCACGAGCGAATTACATTAAACCACATCATTGATCGGCTTCTCAAAAACCGCCTTCCATTTGTTATTGGGTACATCGGGCcgatgctgcagctcctcagctcctgCAGCAACACCTGTATTTATGTCGTGACCCAGAGCAaattcagagaggatttgaagaATGTGCTCACTTGTCCATTTGTCCTTGTTCTGCTACTCGTGAAATAACACTCCTACCACTCGAAATGATTAAAAAATCCCGAAATCCTCATCCTCACTGGAACAATGAGAATCATGTGCCATTTTAAAGTCAGTCTAATCATACCTCGCTTCGAGCTCACATAATGCTGACTGACACAGTTGTGAAGAATTGGTGAACATATCTTCCATTGCACAACATACCTTGGATAAACATAGAAATGTAGGAAATCAGTTCAGGAGTGGGCCGTTTGGCcttttgagccagcaccaccattcaatatgatcatggctgagtgTGCAGTTTCAGTATCCCacacctgctttctctccataccgtTAATCCCTTTAACTACAAGACCAATTTCAGGTCCCTGTTAAATAAAGCTCatgaactgtgtggagtttgcacgttctcccgtatctgtgtgggtttctgctgagtgctccggtttcctctcacagtccaaggatgtgcaggcttggtggataggccatgctatattgaccatagtattcagggatgcatAGATTAgttggtttagccatgggaaatgcagagttacagggagagggtagtgTGATagatcttggtgggatgctcatcAGTGTGTCTTGTTGTgatgaatggccttttcccaactgtaaggattctatggattctatgaaCCATCCggaacagctttctgtgggagagaattccaaagtttgcaactctctgagtgaagaaatcctcTCCCATCTTAGTCATAAATGGTTTATACCCATTATTCGTAGACTGTAACCCCGTAGCTCTGGACTTACCCAACAtcaggaatgtttttttttcccacataTAGCCTgttcagtcccatcaggattttctatgagattccccaccccactcccaccttattattctaaattccagtgagtacaaacccagttgatccagtcttcCTTCACATATTAGCCCTGCCATCTTGGGTTTCAGTCTGGTGAATATTCGCTGGACTCCCCCAAttgcaagaatgtccttcctcagacttggagaccaaacctgcacacagtactcaaggtcTAGCCTGACCAAGACCTTGgagaactgcagcaagacatcccttcTCCTGGACTCAAAACCTGTCACTCTGAAGATCAGCATGCCATTcaccttcctcactgcctgctatacctgcatgctaaccttaagCGCCTATTCCACCATTACACCCAGACCTCGCTGCATCTCACCTTTTttctaaactgccaccattcagataataatttgccaTCCTGTTTTTTTACCACAATTGCCCCCATTATATTACAGTTGCTCACTGAGCCAATCTGTCCAAGTCAGCTCGCAGCCTCTTCGcacctcctcacagcacacactgctacCCAAGTTAGTGCCGTCATTggtttggagatattgcatttaattcATTTGCTCAAATTATTAATacagattgtgaacagctggtGTCCCAGCACGTTATCCTGATGCACCCCATTCATCACTACCTTTCACTTGGAAAAGGacctgtttattccaactctgtgcttcctgtctgccaaccactTCTCTGTCCACTCCAATACATTACCAccaataccatgagctttaattttgctaactAATTTCTTGTGAGcaaccttgtcaaaaaccttttAATAATCTAGATAGGTACCAACCACTGATTCAcccttgtcacatcctcaaaatgtTCCAGAAGATTGGTCAAGCATGCTTTCTCTgcagtgaatccatgctgacttggtcTGAGCCTGGCACCACTTTCCAAATcctcagttattacatccttaataattgactccacCATTTCCCCTATCACATATATCAGGCTAACTGGCcagtaattccctgttttctctcgttgtctttttttaaaagagagtttATATTAGTTGCTCTGCAGTGCACTGGAAGTCTTCCAGATTCTGTTGAATGCTGGGAAATGATTGCTAATGCATCCACTATATCTATGGCCACTtccttcagtactctgggatgcagaggaTCAAGCCCTGGGGACGTAGCAGGTTTGAATCACATCAATTTCTCCCGTAACATTTCCTGAttaataaggatttccttcagttatGTCTTCACCCTTGACCCTCTGTCCGTTAGCATTTCTGGAAGGTTCACTATGTCCTTCTTTGTGAAAACAGGTCCAAATTATTTGTTGAactgtctgccatctctttgttggcCATTACGAATTCACCTGATTCCAACTGTAAGGGATatttgtcttcaccagtctttttctcttcacatgtcgacaagtgtggtgctggaaaagcacagcaagtcaggcagcatctgaggagcaggagacaacttttcaggcataagcctttcattcctgactgtcctgctccctggatgctgcctgacctgctgtgttttttcatcgccacacttttcgactctgatctccagcatctgcttccTCGCCTTCTCCTTTTTCCTCTTCACACATCTATGGAAACTTTTGCAGCCAGTTCTTAtgttttctgcaaacttactcttgTGTTCTATTTTTTCCCTTCCTAATTAAACTGTTGTGCTTCTCTGCTGAAGTTTAAGTTTCTCCCAGTCCTTAGGTTTGCTGTTTTTTTACCAATTTATATTCCTCCTCTTTGGCTTTGAGGCTATCGCTGATTTCCCGTGTTAACACTGGACGAGCCACCTTTCCTGCTTTACTCTCATGTCAGACAGGGACATACAATTATTGTGttccttaaatatctgccattacCTACCCACCATCAACTTTATAGGTATTCTTGGCCAGCTTATCCTAGCCAGTATAACTCTCATAGTATCTGAGTTAGCTTTCTTGAAGTTCTGGAACTTACCCTCAGATTTAACTGTGTCACTTTCcaccttaatgaagaattctatcatatcaTGTTCACTCTTCCCCAGACCATCTCGCATCATAAGGTTGCTAATTGATCCTCTCACATGACACAATATCCAGTGTAGGATGGCCTACTCTCTGGGTCGTTCCTCAACATGTCCATTAAGGAAACTATTCCTCATACGTTCTAGGAAGTCTTTATCCATTGCCTTGTTACCGGTTTCGGAGACCAATCAatat
This genomic window from Chiloscyllium plagiosum isolate BGI_BamShark_2017 chromosome 17, ASM401019v2, whole genome shotgun sequence contains:
- the LOC122558652 gene encoding probable G-protein coupled receptor 139, which translates into the protein MELTKIRKIFYPVLAAVSIPVNLLVILVLLRGKCGLSRCITCYLLAMASADLTVILTDVILKQIIPLYSTDPFTNNITLCGLIDSLTHAATDLAVWFTVAFTFDRFVAICCQKLKAKYCTWKTAVVIIGTVTGLSCLKNIPWYYRYDAVYFFFIPLFCMVKLSYYSSPQWKAFDLLHRITTPLLPFVLIAFFNALTVRNILLASKARRRLRGQGDKENQKDPEMENRRKSILLLFSISASFILLWMTQAVYTIHERITLNHIIDRLLKNRLPFVIGYIGPMLQLLSSCSNTCIYVVTQSKFREDLKNVLTCPFVLVLLLVK